The genomic segment CTTCATCTTTCCCTAATGCCATCGAGTAACCATATAACCAATTACCATCAGCATCTCTAATGACTCCCCGATTGCAACCAAGTAAGCGCTAGACGAAACTGTACCATTCGTATTAAGCTTAACCCAATCACTCTCCGAAGCTAACCATTTTGAAACAAAAGCTATAGAATTCGAATGGAACATAACCATCAAGGGCGGCGAATaacattgataaattttgatagcATTAATTATGCTTTTTAATATTTcgattatttaaatatatactaTAATATCCTCCCCAAATACAATATTGTGCCAGTACTAAACTTGTTAATGGGTCGAGCCATTCAATTCAACCCGAAGGCTTGCTCGAAAAGTAGAaggatttagataaaaatataaacccaaaaatgggcttagataaaaaaaaaatctgcTTTCTAAACGGATTAGGCTTCAAGTAAGCTTTTTTTTTGCCCAAGTCCAACCCGACCTAAcccgaatttgcaaaaaaaaaaaactgatgctgttttttaactgtttttttcatttttatatcatttcactattatattactattattttgttgttatttttttaaatattgtataactcttgtttaaTTATTACTTTTACTACTATTGTAAAGGTATTTATTTGTTAAGTTGTATTTATTTTACagttatttaaatacatattttttaatttttttccattttttagagaaacatttattttaatatttttagtgaaattgatgtattatattttttaaatatatttttatataaaaatatataaaacaattttaatatgAGCAAGCCGagatcaaattttaacatttttattcaggtcagacttaaataaatttaaacggGCCTAAAACATTTTTAGTTAGCTCAGCCCGGGCCATGAAAAACTCTATTCAATACCAGaatcatataaaaaaatagaagacAAATATTTTGAGAAAACATATAATGTAGAAATAGCACGGGTCGATGAGCATGGCTTAGCCTTTAGGAATTTGTTTGTGTCCCGAAACAATGAATGGAAGTTAAGACACGTACGTTCAAGTTTGGCCTCAATTTCAGAAGCTGCCCGCTTCGGCTTTCCCAGATTTGTCCGTAACCTAAAATAAATCAAAACTACAGGGCCAATATCGTCACTCAAGCAACCATTACAGCTGAACCACCTTTTAATCTGGACTTGGCCTGTTCGTTTGTCTATCCATCTCTGTTTTTCTTTTACCAGATATTCCCCCGCCCCCCCTTTTGTTTGGATAGAAAACTCTATGGTTAGCTAAACAACAATGGCCACGACAGCAGTTCTAACACTTACTCCTCTCTCCTCCACTTCTTTCTTGACTGCCCATACTTACTCCAAGCTTTCCTCTGCATTAACTTCAACTTCCATCAAACCCAAGTTTAGAAGCTATCAAATCAAAGCTATTAAAGAAAAAGCTGAAGAAATTCAAACCCCCCCttcatcatcatcgtcatcatcTGTGGATGAGGTTACAAAGAAGTATGGCCTTGAAGTTGGGCTATGGAAGGTACTTGCTCAATTCTACTCTTTTTCTcaatattttcttatgtttaatTTTCTTGACTCAATTGCTAAGAAACCCCCTATCACACAAATTCAGCTTGGTAGTAGGGAGAGTACAAAAAGAAGTCTGcaccagattttttttttgaacccCAAACATACTATATGTTATCTTAATGGTTACCTACCATACAGTGTTTGTTAGTTTTGGGGCATGGGAAGCTAACTTCTTACTACGATTTCATGTATTTTGTGAATATATGAAGATATTCAGCTCAAAGGAAGAAGGGGGACAAAAGAAATCGAAAGGGGATCAAGCAAAAGAGCTTCTAGCAAAATATGGAGGGGCATACTTGGCAACCTCTATTACTCTCTCCTTGATATCCTTCTCCCTTTGTTATGCACTAATCAGTGCAGGCGTTGATGTTCAAGCACTGCTGCAAAAGGTAAATTAAAAGAGAAGGGGaggagatatatatatgtatgggttGTAAAATTCCCTTAATTCTTCATTTCATGACTTCTGATGATGAAAGGTTTTAGAGGACTAACCATTAGATGGAATTTCCAGGTGGGAATCTCAACTGATGCTACTGGAGAGAAAGTCGGGACCTTTGCTTTGGCATATGCTGCACACAAAGCTGCATCTCCTATAAGGTTTCCTCCAACTGTGGCTCTCACTCCCATTGTTGCGGGTTGGATAGGAAAGAAGGTTGAAAAAGATAAGTGAAATGTTTGGGTACTTCCAAATTCAATGCTCCTGTCTCATCATATTTAGTGTACAAGTAATACATGGTTTTCTTTGGTTGTTTCCCATGGAGGCTTGAAGAGTTTTTCTTGAAGCTCCaaaaatgattttggttgatTTCAGTGTGCTTGCAATCGGGTTAATTGCAAAGACTAGCATTCATTTGTTGAAAATAGACATAAGATTgtaataataaaaagtttaaacCTAAATATAACTTCAGCTTACAGGAACATATCACATCAAAATAGCCATCTACAAGTTCTGCAAATAAGTAACAGATCAAGGAACTGAATTTTAACTCATCAGGCATCAGATTTCAATCTGTCAAAGACGATATGAATCTATTCATTGCAGCCAGCATCATGCTTGCATAATTCTGGTATGTTGAGGGGGGAAACTTCTCAAAGAACAGGCTTGGCATGCACTGAAGCATTTCTTACGAGTTATAACAtctttatttcatcataaaatttctCAATACAGTAAAAACAAGGTACATCAGATCATTTGTTTGTCATCTCATGATGCAATAAAAGCAAAAGATGGGATAATATACATGgacttaacaaaataaaatatggcCTTATTCATACGAGAGAACCTGGGTTGTTAGTATCACTTACCTGTACAGAGATCGGAACATCCACTTCCAGTTTTTTAGTTCGTCTAACTTTGAAGAACATTGAGTAGCCAACTTTTGCGAACCTTCACATTAATGTCCAAAGTGCCAGGAATGCTCTCAACAAACAAAAAAGGTTCCGAAACTTCATTTTCACATATGCAAACATGCCTTTCACTTCCCGGTTGAGTTAGCAGAAGGTGCTTCTGTTGCATTTGAAGTGGGTGTTTGGGGACATGTTGAGCTAACTGTGGCAATGCCATAGCCCTCATTTAGTGTACCAAGCTCGCTCCACTCAATCAGAGCTGTAGTCAATTGTCATGGAATGCAAAACAGTAAGAAAGAGGAAAATAATTGGCATTAATCTGAGTACTTCTCAGTAGAGGATACATTCAGTCCGCCACATGTCAGTGATGCTAACGCTTGGATCTGATAATAGCCAATAATCTGCATCACACTgcaaaagaataccaggtaatgAGTACTCATTATCAATTTATCAAAATAGCATATGAATTAAAAACTTCAGTTGActatattgaaatggtaaatcGATCTTGTTTTGaccaaaagaaaaaaggaaaatgttAAAAAGGAACCAAACCCCCTTTAGTTGACAATCAACACATTCATTAGGTTAAGATCTACAGATGATATATTTGTTTCCTGAAAGCTTTTTGTTTCTCAAAAAGCAGAGCAATATCCATTCAGTAAAAGCCTAATATGTCATGAAGCTCCTTTAACAGAGAGTTTCTACTGGCATGGGGCTCAAATCCAAACACCTAAAATTTGTCTCCATCCCCTGAAGTGGCTTCTTTTTTGGTCccttcccccccccccaaaaaaaaaaaaaatttaacttacgTCTACATCAGAGGGAACGATCTTCATGATCCCACTCACAAAATCCTGTGAGGCATTAAGATCTGAGCACATTCTATTATCATCTTGCCCCTGCATTTCAATCTCCTTCCCTCTGCTTTCCTCTGGTACCATTGTTGTTGCTGGGTTCTCATTCAAGCCTGAAGTTGATGAAAAGTTTGGAGGTGGATCCGCTCCTTGTATCTCTTCAAATTTCTCCTCAAATTGACTATAATATCAGAGAGACAGGAATCATAAAGAAAGCTGACCACTTCAATGCTTAGATGGACATTTTTCTTTAGCACAAAGGTTTCGCGGAAAGATTGAAACTGCATTTTAGGATGCCATCTTTTAACCAACAAGAAGTAGTGATACCTGACAAGGTAAACATCTATAGGACCCATTGAGCTTCTGAGGACAATCCTGTACCTCCTTTGGGAATAGTCAACAGCCTGCTATAAAGGGAAAATGTTGCAGTCAAGAAAGAACATAAAATCATAAACCATGTGTTAAATTCTTCAAGCTTTTGAGACTACCTCGTCAGGATCTGGGACTTCCAGAGTGGTTCCATGTGGAGCTTTAATGGCTATTAGTGTTTCATTCTAAAGAAGGCAAATTAACAGAAAGTAGAAAGCATCCTTAGCATTAGGAACGCCTAGATGACCTTACAATTACCataccaaaaacattaatatataaaatttgaccAATGAACAAACCTGGAAGCAGGGTAAGCTCTTGATATCTTCCTCGGTGACAAAGAGCCACCTGAGATGGGAAAAGATGAAATGATTTATGTTGATCTGCTGAGATATTAACATCTTGAGTGGGTAAGTGAAGGTTACTTTTGATTATTTTCGTCTTCACTGAGGTTCCTCAATCTTTCTTGCATTTCTCTGTATGATAATAGAAATGTCTACAACAATCCAGAGGATGAAATGAATTGAACTGAGATACAGGAGGAGACCATAGCAACTTAACCTGATTTGTTCATCTAAACAGCGTTCCTCGATAGAAAGGTTCTCAACCTCTGCCTACAAGGAATGTTACCATTGTGAAGTTCTCATTACAAACTGGGCCGATGGTAAGCACAAAGAAAAAGGCATTTGAtccatcatttccatgtattgtACTTGTTAATGATAAATTTTACTCAATACAACTCTACAAAGTATTATCATTTGTGCTAGAGCATTCAATTAACAGGCCTGAACTTCCAAGCTAAAAATTAGAGGGCAAGGAAGACAAAGAGAAAGGTGGAAAATATATCATGGCTTTTGACAAAGTACGGGACTGAAAGGCTGTAAAGAACATTTCCAGTAGCCTATATGAGTTGATCAAGGAGGCACTGAAGGATCCAAGTTATACGGCAGATCTGGTTTTACTAAAAAAGAttaatctttttcaaatttcaaccaaaatACACTTTGATCATTTAAGATGGATATACAAGGGATGTAGGATTTAACAGTCAAAGACAGCAAATGAAGCAAACCAGAGAGCAGCACAAAATGAACCATTACATGTGCATGTACCTgaaagaagaaaaagtaaaattgGATTAATTTTCTATTAAGTACAAACACGAAATAAAAAACCATAACAGCTGAAGCTTAATCCATAAATGAATCTGCATTTAGTTAACAATTTGTCGACAAATATAATTTCATACCTGCAAAGTAGTGACATTCTCATCAATCTTGCCTGGCCTTGAGACATCAAGCCCCCtgatattaaataaaagattGAAGTGTTTTCTTAAGCAGAAAACTAGTCAGTGCCAACAAAGTTTAGAGAACAAAAGATGTAGCTCATACTTCCACTGAATTCTG from the Gossypium hirsutum isolate 1008001.06 chromosome D09, Gossypium_hirsutum_v2.1, whole genome shotgun sequence genome contains:
- the LOC107891572 gene encoding uncharacterized protein — its product is MATTAVLTLTPLSSTSFLTAHTYSKLSSALTSTSIKPKFRSYQIKAIKEKAEEIQTPPSSSSSSSVDEVTKKYGLEVGLWKIFSSKEEGGQKKSKGDQAKELLAKYGGAYLATSITLSLISFSLCYALISAGVDVQALLQKVGISTDATGEKVGTFALAYAAHKAASPIRFPPTVALTPIVAGWIGKKVEKDK
- the LOC107891571 gene encoding transcription factor E2FB isoform X5; this translates as MKPPFMSPGGDYHHFASTESRRLADQKGDAIVVQSPRKSDVADREVESGDWARPPGYTEVIGSPLQTPVSGKGGKAQKISRLTKNSRSGPQIPASNLGLLTRKFINLIKQAEDGILDLNKAADTLEVQKRRIYDITNVLEGIGLIEKKLKNRIQWKGLDVSRPGKIDENVTTLQVHAHAEVENLSIEERCLDEQIREMQERLRNLSEDENNQKWLFVTEEDIKSLPCFQNETLIAIKAPHGTTLEVPDPDEQAVDYSQRRYRIVLRSSMGPIDVYLVSQFEEKFEEIQGADPPPNFSSTSGLNENPATTMVPEESRGKEIEMQGQDDNRMCSDLNASQDFVSGIMKIVPSDVDCDADYWLLSDPSVSITDMWRTESLIEWSELGTLNEGYGIATVSSTCPQTPTSNATEAPSANSTGK
- the LOC107891571 gene encoding transcription factor E2FB isoform X1; translation: MKPPFMSPGGDYHHFASTESRRLADQKGDAIVVQSPRKSDVADREVESGDWARPPGYTEVIGSPLQTPVSGKGGKAQKISRLTKNSRSGPQIPASNLGSPGNSVTPTGPCRYDSSLGLLTRKFINLIKQAEDGILDLNKAADTLEVQKRRIYDITNVLEGIGLIEKKLKNRIQWKGLDVSRPGKIDENVTTLQVHAHAEVENLSIEERCLDEQIREMQERLRNLSEDENNQKWLFVTEEDIKSLPCFQNETLIAIKAPHGTTLEVPDPDEQAVDYSQRRYRIVLRSSMGPIDVYLVSQFEEKFEEIQGADPPPNFSSTSGLNENPATTMVPEESRGKEIEMQGQDDNRMCSDLNASQDFVSGIMKIVPSDVDCDADYWLLSDPSVSITDMWRTESLIEWSELGTLNEGYGIATVSSTCPQTPTSNATEAPSANSTGK
- the LOC107891571 gene encoding transcription factor E2FB isoform X3 gives rise to the protein MKPPFMSPGGDYHHFASTESRRLADQKGDAIVVQSPRKSDVADREVESGDWARPPGYTEVIGSPLQTPVSGKGGKAQKISRLTKNSRSGPQIPASNLGSPGNSVTPTGPCRYDSSLGLLTRKFINLIKQAEDGILDLNKAADTLEVQKRRIYDITNVLEGIGLIEKKLKNRIQWKGLDVSRPGKIDENVTTLQAEVENLSIEERCLDEQIREMQERLRNLSEDENNQKWLFVTEEDIKSLPCFQNETLIAIKAPHGTTLEVPDPDEQAVDYSQRRYRIVLRSSMGPIDVYLVSQFEEKFEEIQGADPPPNFSSTSGLNENPATTMVPEESRGKEIEMQGQDDNRMCSDLNASQDFVSGIMKIVPSDVDCDADYWLLSDPSVSITDMWRTESLIEWSELGTLNEGYGIATVSSTCPQTPTSNATEAPSANSTGK
- the LOC107891571 gene encoding transcription factor E2FB isoform X2 codes for the protein MKPPFMSPGGDYHHFASTESRRLADQKGDAIVVQSPRKSDVADREVESGDWARPPGYTEVIGSPLQTPVSGKGGKAQKISRLTKNSRSGPQIPASNLGSPGNSVTPTGPCRYDSSLGLLTRKFINLIKQAEDGILDLNKAADTLEVQKRRIYDITNVLEGIGLIEKKLKNRIQWKGLDVSRPGKIDENVTTLQVHAHAEVENLSIEERCLDEQIREMQERLRNLSEDENNQKWLFVTEEDIKSLPCFQNETLIAIKAPHGTTLEVPDPDEAVDYSQRRYRIVLRSSMGPIDVYLVSQFEEKFEEIQGADPPPNFSSTSGLNENPATTMVPEESRGKEIEMQGQDDNRMCSDLNASQDFVSGIMKIVPSDVDCDADYWLLSDPSVSITDMWRTESLIEWSELGTLNEGYGIATVSSTCPQTPTSNATEAPSANSTGK
- the LOC107891571 gene encoding transcription factor E2FB isoform X4, producing the protein MKPPFMSPGGDYHHFASTESRRLADQKGDAIVVQSPRKSDVADREVESGDWARPPGYTEVIGSPLQTPVSGKGGKAQKISRLTKNSRSGPQIPASNLGSPGNSVTPTGPCRYDSSLGLLTRKFINLIKQAEDGILDLNKAADTLEVQKRRIYDITNVLEGIGLIEKKLKNRIQWKGLDVSRPGKIDENVTTLQAEVENLSIEERCLDEQIREMQERLRNLSEDENNQKWLFVTEEDIKSLPCFQNETLIAIKAPHGTTLEVPDPDEAVDYSQRRYRIVLRSSMGPIDVYLVSQFEEKFEEIQGADPPPNFSSTSGLNENPATTMVPEESRGKEIEMQGQDDNRMCSDLNASQDFVSGIMKIVPSDVDCDADYWLLSDPSVSITDMWRTESLIEWSELGTLNEGYGIATVSSTCPQTPTSNATEAPSANSTGK
- the LOC107891571 gene encoding transcription factor E2FB isoform X6, which encodes MKPPFMSPGGDYHHFASTESRRLADQKGDAIVVQSPRKSDVADREVESGDWARPPGYTEVIGSPLQTPVSGKGGKAQKISRLTKNSRSGPQIPASNLGLLTRKFINLIKQAEDGILDLNKAADTLEVQKRRIYDITNVLEGIGLIEKKLKNRIQWKGLDVSRPGKIDENVTTLQAEVENLSIEERCLDEQIREMQERLRNLSEDENNQKWLFVTEEDIKSLPCFQNETLIAIKAPHGTTLEVPDPDEQAVDYSQRRYRIVLRSSMGPIDVYLVSQFEEKFEEIQGADPPPNFSSTSGLNENPATTMVPEESRGKEIEMQGQDDNRMCSDLNASQDFVSGIMKIVPSDVDCDADYWLLSDPSVSITDMWRTESLIEWSELGTLNEGYGIATVSSTCPQTPTSNATEAPSANSTGK